One window of the Marmota flaviventris isolate mMarFla1 chromosome 2, mMarFla1.hap1, whole genome shotgun sequence genome contains the following:
- the LOC114088166 gene encoding glycine cleavage system H protein, mitochondrial-like encodes MLMRIMQSLLTVACSLHATPAPSVLCLPRPWRVRMGAVLKLCMGPALLSFPKFTEKQEWITIENGIGTVGISNFAQEALGDVVYCSLPEVGTKLKKQDEFGALENVKAASELYSPLSGEVTEINEALAKNPRLVNKSCYKDDWLIKMTLSDSSELDDLMSEEAYEKYVKSIEE; translated from the coding sequence CATGCAGAGCTTGCTAACTGTGGCCTGCAGCCTGCATGCAACTCCTGCGCCCTCTGTGCTCTGCCTGCCTAGGCCCTGGAGGGTGAGGATGGGCGCTGTTCTGAAGCTGTGCATGGGACCTGCTCTGCTCTCCTTCCCTAAATTCACAGAGAAACAGGAATGGATAACTATAGAAAATGGTATTGGAACAGTGGGAATCAGCAATTTTGCACAGGAAGCTCTGGGAGATGTTGTTTATTGTAGTCTGCCTGAAGTTGggacaaaattgaaaaaacaagATGAGTTTGGTGCTTTGGAAAATGTGAAAGCTGCCAGTGAACTCTATTCTCCTCTATCAGGAGAAGTAACTGAAATTAATGAGGCACTTGCAAAAAACCCAAGGCTTGTGAACAAATCTTGTTATAAAGATGATTGGCTGATAAAGATGACACTGAGTGACTCTTCAGAACTAGATGACCTAATGAGCGAAGAAGCATATGAGAAATATGTAAAATCTATTGAGGAGTAA